The Moraxella nasicaprae sequence CAAACTCATATCTAGAAAAAATACAATGTTATTTGCATTTCCACCTATTGGTTTATTTGCTTGGGTTTATTTTGCTTATTTTTTCGATGTAACAAACCCAGTAATAATGATTGTGATTGGCGTGGTCATCTCAGGCTTGGCAGATGCTTGGTTTAGAAAAATCAATATATGCCCATTTTGTAAAAACCCGTTTTTTTTACAGAGAAAAGATGGTACACGAGATATTAGCTTTAACATATTTACACAAACCAAGTGCATTAATTGTGGTAAGCCTGACAATGGCAATAAACCCAACAAATCCAAGGATTGCATTTAAAATGAATGTAAGAAAATCTAATTCAACAATTCAAATTTTTCAAAATGTAAAAGTCAATAACATCAAAGAGTTAAGGAATGGTTTGGTTTATTCAATATATATTTAAATTTTATTTAAAATTATTTTTTTGCATTCTAGCAGCTATATTTTTATTATACGCATTTATAGCCAAAGAAACAGCATATTATTACTGCAACAATTCTTGCATAACGATAATAGCACATCAGAAGGGTAATGGTCTATTTTTTAGGGTATATGACGGTATTATGCTTAGCAAATATTCGTATTTATTTTTTTCTTATGCTGAATACCCTCCTGAGACATACATATATATAAAAAAAGAAAAAATCAACGGTAAAATCGTTGTAGAAAATTTCACAAAACCAATCCAGTATAAGGGAATATTGGATAATGTAGACTTTTATATATCATCTTACGATAGTGATGAAATAAGGTATATGGATCTAAGATATTTGCATTTGATTTTTTAATTGGCCCGTAGGCTGGGTTAGCGACAGCGTAACCTAGGTACTATGATGTAACTCATTGATTTTGTTGGGTTTCGTTATCACTATGACCACAGGCACTATCAAAGGAGCAATATCAGCAGGCACAACCGCCTATACCATTCCAAAGATTGATGAATACCTAAAAGAACAAGGCTTTGATGAAACCACCAGACAAACCGCCTTACTTACCTTATCAGCAGGCATTGGTGCGACTGTTGGTGGCGATACCACTGCCAATAATGCTGGACAGGTGCAGTGGAATTATTTACTCCATAGCCAAATGGATTCTTGGGAAAAAGCGTTGGCTAAATGCACGAATGATGCTTGCAGAAGAAATACCATTCAAGAGTATTTAAAGCTTTCAGATGAACAACAAAAAAATCTTGAGAAAGTTTGTGTTGCCAATTACAATGCCTTACAATGTGAGAGTTTGAGACAAAAGTATTTTTCGCTTGATGAAACTTTAACGGACACCAATCCTAGCAAACTGGGTGGTATAAACATAGATCAGCAGAATAAAGAGGCTGAGGCTGTTTGGATAGACATTGCTCGAAGTAATCCAAATACTTCGTCGGTAAATCAACTGGGTTGGATGGTGCACGACAACGGAGGGTTTGGTGGTCGTAGTGGTGGTGCGGTTGGTGCTGTGGCTGTGGGCAGCGGGAGAAAAAGCGTCAATCCCAGCAGGTCTAATAGCCAGAACCAAAGAGATTTAGACCCTGTTTTAAAAAACGGTTATATTTTTAAACATGGGGTGGATATCGATCTAAGAAATACAGGCAAAACTCAAAAAGATGCTTTGGATTTGGCATTCCAAAAAACCGGGGTTAGTCGTTCTGAGTTCTCTGTTACTAAATGGGCAAAAGGTAAGAATGGTAAAAGTTTTCCAGTAGAATATCGGGTTTTGTCTGAAAAAAACAGAGGTGCGGAGGTCAATATAGACATAGGACATACTAAACAGGGAACACTAGGTTCTCCACATATTGGATGGCAAACTCCGGGAAAAAACAACATAGTTGGTCACATTTTTGTGGACAAAGTTGATGTGCATAGAGTGAGGTAATTTATGAGTAATAAACCTTATTTTGTTGAAGATTTTTTTGAGGTACTGTTGGAAAAAACATATCTCAATATTCAATACTATCATCTAGGGATAGAAAAACTTTTTTTGAGCTGGTATTGAATAAATTTTTTAAAAGAAAGAATTTTTCAGATGACTTGTGGGAATATGTAATTGATGATCATACAGTCATACATCTACCCTGTATTGCTAAAAACAGATCATTTTTCTTAGAAAGACTTTCCTTTAGTCAATCAGTTTATTTTTTCTTTGAACCTTTGGAATATGATGAAGTGCTACACTTTTCCAATTTAAATGATTTGGTGGCTATTTTATCTAATTGCTATAACTTTAATTTTTATATTATTACTGATGATTTATCAAGCTGTGTGATTTGGGAAAGATATGAATTCTTAATCGGTCTTGGCCAATGTCAAGAGCAAATTGAAATAATAGGGAGGGAGTGGCAGGCTTTTTGTGGGGCAAATAGCCCGCAGGCTTAGATTAGCGACAGCGTAACCCATTGAATTGTTTGATTTTGATTTGTTAAACCTCCAAATCCCATAACCCAGCATTATGAAGCCTTACACCATTAAGCTGGCGATTGAAAAATTCTGGTATGAACTATTCGGTTACGACTTCTCAAAACTCACAGAATGGGAAGCAAGGTTCATCATCAACAGTCGTAAGAGAGCTGACGAAGTCCGAGATACAATCCTTGCGACAAAGCAAAATTGATGCTCATAAACAGATGTCTATGATGCCATTAAACTAGCTTAAATATATAAAAACCACGCTTATTTAGCGTGGTTTTTCTTGGCCTATCTTTTATTCATACTCCTTAGGTATCTGTACATACATCATATCA is a genomic window containing:
- a CDS encoding polymorphic toxin type 47 domain-containing protein, which gives rise to MTTGTIKGAISAGTTAYTIPKIDEYLKEQGFDETTRQTALLTLSAGIGATVGGDTTANNAGQVQWNYLLHSQMDSWEKALAKCTNDACRRNTIQEYLKLSDEQQKNLEKVCVANYNALQCESLRQKYFSLDETLTDTNPSKLGGINIDQQNKEAEAVWIDIARSNPNTSSVNQLGWMVHDNGGFGGRSGGAVGAVAVGSGRKSVNPSRSNSQNQRDLDPVLKNGYIFKHGVDIDLRNTGKTQKDALDLAFQKTGVSRSEFSVTKWAKGKNGKSFPVEYRVLSEKNRGAEVNIDIGHTKQGTLGSPHIGWQTPGKNNIVGHIFVDKVDVHRVR